In Paenibacillus sonchi, a single genomic region encodes these proteins:
- a CDS encoding MFS transporter has translation MSSTTASAYPPVPGTPAFGRLPWGSLLALAMTGFICILTETVPAGLLLQLTHGLGVTEAMAGQLVSLYALGSLSAAIPLTAATRGWRRKPLLLLCILGFLVFNTVTTFSSNYSLTLAARFFAGVSAGVLWGMSAGYARRMVPEPLKGRAMAVAMVGTPLALAFGVPAGTFFGDLAGWRSVFGILSLSALLLAVWVLWKLPDYPGEDADKRLPLHKVFTTPGVRPVLLVVLAWVLAHNILYTYIAPYLTQTGFTGRVDLVLLIFGITALLGIWLIGVWIDRHLRPLVLVSLAAFALASVLLGIVSNQPGVIYLVAAVWGLTFGGAATLLQTAIAIAGRGSSDVAQSMLVTAWNLAIGGGGVIGGILLETTGVHSFPWVLFILLSFALLIAWRSRAHGFPAKRL, from the coding sequence ATGAGCAGCACCACAGCTTCCGCCTACCCGCCAGTCCCCGGCACTCCAGCCTTCGGGCGGCTCCCTTGGGGGAGCTTGCTCGCCCTTGCTATGACTGGCTTCATCTGTATTCTTACCGAAACAGTCCCCGCCGGTTTATTGCTCCAGCTCACTCATGGGCTTGGAGTGACGGAGGCGATGGCGGGCCAGCTTGTTAGCCTATACGCGCTTGGCTCACTGTCAGCAGCCATCCCATTAACCGCCGCGACGCGCGGTTGGCGGCGGAAACCTCTGCTGCTGCTGTGTATCCTTGGCTTTCTCGTCTTCAACACCGTTACCACATTTTCTTCTAACTATTCGCTGACGCTGGCAGCGCGCTTCTTCGCGGGCGTATCTGCCGGTGTCCTATGGGGAATGTCCGCAGGCTATGCCCGGCGCATGGTGCCGGAGCCGCTGAAGGGACGCGCTATGGCCGTTGCAATGGTAGGAACACCTCTTGCTCTGGCGTTCGGTGTTCCTGCCGGCACCTTTTTCGGCGACCTTGCCGGCTGGCGCAGTGTCTTCGGAATCTTGTCGCTGTCCGCGCTGCTGCTGGCCGTCTGGGTGCTTTGGAAGCTGCCGGACTATCCGGGAGAAGATGCCGACAAGCGGCTCCCTTTGCACAAGGTCTTCACTACCCCGGGAGTTCGCCCGGTACTGTTAGTCGTGCTGGCGTGGGTACTGGCACATAACATCCTGTATACCTATATTGCACCTTATCTTACCCAGACGGGGTTTACCGGGCGTGTGGACTTGGTGCTGCTTATTTTCGGGATTACAGCGCTTCTTGGCATTTGGTTGATCGGTGTATGGATCGACCGCCATCTGCGGCCGCTGGTTCTGGTCAGCCTGGCTGCGTTTGCCTTGGCATCCGTCCTGCTTGGCATAGTCAGCAACCAGCCTGGCGTGATCTATCTGGTGGCTGCAGTCTGGGGGCTGACCTTCGGGGGAGCCGCGACTCTGCTGCAGACAGCCATTGCTATAGCCGGCCGCGGGAGTTCGGATGTGGCTCAGTCGATGCTGGTGACGGCATGGAACCTGGCGATCGGTGGCGGTGGTGTGATCGGTGGTATTCTTCTTGAAACAACGGGAGTCCACTCCTTTCCCTGGGTGCTGTTCATTCTGCTGAGTTTTGCACTTCTAATCGCTTGGCGAAGCAGAGCACATGGATTCCCTGCAAAAAGGCTGTAG
- a CDS encoding tetratricopeptide repeat protein gives MREELIAQLNKWHEEDKYQEIVDRIKETPTILIDDELATHLGRALNNLGRYKSALKWFMKTADKGKKDPLWHFRVGYAHYYLDELQDAIREFEIAHKLDPEDEDTIQFLEWSRKEAAEAPADKESDEEEE, from the coding sequence ATGAGAGAAGAACTTATCGCACAATTGAATAAGTGGCATGAGGAGGACAAATATCAGGAAATCGTAGACCGGATCAAAGAAACGCCGACGATATTGATTGATGATGAGCTGGCTACCCATTTGGGGAGAGCACTGAACAATCTCGGGCGGTACAAGTCGGCACTGAAGTGGTTCATGAAGACTGCGGACAAGGGTAAAAAGGACCCGCTGTGGCATTTCCGTGTGGGATACGCCCATTATTATCTGGATGAGCTGCAGGATGCGATCCGGGAATTTGAAATTGCGCACAAGCTGGACCCCGAAGATGAAGATACCATTCAGTTTCTGGAATGGAGCCGCAAGGAGGCTGCTGAAGCCCCGGCAGATAAGGAATCTGACGAGGAAGAGGAATAG
- a CDS encoding ATP-binding protein, translated as MVIFFENRAYPYNNRLLVFMSAITMVLCIAKPIKLEMGFIYDLRYIPFILVALFGGYWNVLPLYLIMNIYRFYLGGAGTFPSFLFSTAVLLLVPYLSKRFIKLSSKRRILWAVVIAALTMGLYLINLGLITDKLDQQFWILTVYALLTHGAVMSIIMILIEQIITNIKNRDRILQSERLNVVSELAASVSHEIRNPLTVTSGFLQLLNKSNTITPEEKGYVELSLLELNRAEKIVSDYLSFAKPQSDNMVCSNMKAEAEYTKNIIMPYATIHKVDVQFNFNNTLNKCYDKNQIQQCLINLYKNGIEAMREKDGGTLSIDISEKKQNIVISIQDTGIGMTKEEISRLGKPYYSTKEEGTGLGMLMAYSAINKVKGIIEVESEKGKGTTFLITIPT; from the coding sequence GTGGTGATTTTCTTTGAGAATAGAGCATATCCGTACAACAACAGGCTTCTGGTCTTCATGTCCGCAATAACGATGGTTTTATGCATTGCCAAGCCGATTAAGCTGGAAATGGGATTTATTTATGATCTCAGATATATTCCGTTTATTCTCGTGGCTCTGTTTGGCGGATACTGGAATGTGCTTCCATTATACTTGATCATGAACATTTACCGGTTCTACCTGGGGGGAGCGGGGACCTTCCCTTCCTTCCTGTTTTCAACGGCGGTGCTGCTGCTGGTCCCATATCTCAGCAAACGCTTCATCAAGCTGTCTTCCAAACGCCGCATCCTGTGGGCAGTGGTCATCGCTGCGTTAACCATGGGACTGTACCTGATTAATCTGGGATTGATCACGGACAAATTGGATCAGCAGTTCTGGATACTTACTGTCTATGCCTTGTTGACGCATGGTGCCGTTATGAGCATTATTATGATTCTCATCGAGCAGATCATTACCAATATTAAAAACCGTGACCGGATTCTGCAGTCTGAACGCCTCAATGTGGTCAGTGAGCTGGCAGCCAGCGTGTCGCATGAAATCAGGAATCCGCTTACGGTAACCAGCGGTTTCCTGCAGCTGCTGAATAAATCGAATACGATTACACCGGAAGAAAAGGGCTATGTCGAATTATCCTTGCTGGAATTGAACCGTGCGGAGAAGATCGTCAGTGACTATCTCTCTTTTGCCAAGCCGCAATCCGATAATATGGTGTGTTCCAATATGAAGGCTGAAGCCGAGTATACCAAGAACATCATCATGCCTTACGCAACCATTCATAAAGTGGATGTCCAGTTCAATTTCAACAACACCCTGAATAAATGTTATGACAAAAACCAGATTCAGCAATGCCTCATCAATCTTTACAAGAACGGGATCGAAGCGATGAGGGAAAAGGACGGGGGCACGCTCTCCATTGATATTTCGGAGAAAAAGCAAAACATCGTCATCAGTATTCAGGATACCGGTATCGGGATGACCAAGGAAGAAATCTCACGTCTCGGCAAGCCGTATTATTCCACCAAAGAAGAAGGGACAGGCCTCGGCATGCTGATGGCGTACAGCGCTATCAATAAGGTCAAAGGGATTATAGAAGTGGAAAGTGAAAAAGGGAAGGGCACAACCTTCCTGATCACCATCCCTACTTAA
- a CDS encoding putative bifunctional diguanylate cyclase/phosphodiesterase, which translates to MLYLELLHMNWLQLALALLASLAACTLIVFGTVPFRTHAQGLLVCFTRTKMILLGTATFSASHILIPLSINLPLAREYYILHLLFTMAGCWAATYFGIWYSSMPRSYTSRRFSISLGIAGIILVFDYLNIIFLFRDYVVWKPAPVLMTAASALSLCLAILRVLVISNRNREYHLHSKATVPGIVLCAAGLLLIPLLCAFSVLPVGNPAPGSYLHLTPYILTLFICSGLYIIPDAYRDTRQERQNRRIIETEQHYMSLFEYNPDSVLAFDAQGIVTGLNRQAELLARQLGQELVGRHFSDLFEGEYHALAQHHYRHVLRGQSSTIELELRNPAGGMLTFWLTSLPIVVEAVPVGIYSIIKDITKNKKDQETIRHLAYSDELTGLANRRSFHNLLLEHTEHTGVPAYPFTLFFIDLDRFKRINDLFGHSFGDKVIQQAASKLKRCLPSSCSIARMGGDEFTVLVPHLRSGAETESLAASIVEEFAHPFEVGNHSVKLSASVGIARFPEDGLDADSLVKHADTAMYSAKENGSSQYQFYDAERDQTSLERIILENDLEQSLDNDQIRLFYQPKIDIRSGEIVGLEALVRWQHPLLGMIPPLEFIPLAEKSGFIIPLEQWVLRTACAQVKTWEQEGRQVVPVAVNVSQIHLMKPDIFQSIMSTIHELDFDTQLLELEITESAMMHNEDHVISILNDLRRAGISVSMDDFGTGYSSLSYLQSLPIGCLKIDRSFVRKITTDTDSRAIAEMIISMAKQLGLTIVAEGVETEEQVALLKEIQCYNAQGFYYSKPVSADEITSIYL; encoded by the coding sequence ATGTTATACTTAGAACTCCTGCATATGAACTGGCTGCAGCTGGCTCTGGCACTGCTGGCAAGCCTGGCGGCCTGCACTCTCATTGTCTTCGGAACGGTTCCCTTCCGCACTCATGCCCAAGGCCTGCTGGTCTGCTTCACCCGGACGAAGATGATACTGCTGGGAACCGCCACCTTCAGCGCTTCCCATATTCTGATCCCTTTATCTATTAACCTGCCCCTGGCTCGGGAATATTACATCCTGCATCTCCTGTTCACCATGGCCGGCTGCTGGGCTGCCACTTACTTCGGCATCTGGTATTCCAGTATGCCCCGCAGCTATACAAGCCGCCGCTTCAGCATCAGCCTGGGCATTGCCGGCATCATTCTGGTGTTCGATTACCTGAATATCATTTTTCTGTTCCGTGACTATGTGGTCTGGAAGCCCGCACCCGTCCTTATGACGGCAGCTTCCGCGCTCAGCCTGTGCCTGGCCATCCTTCGTGTCCTGGTGATCTCGAACCGCAACCGCGAGTATCATCTTCATTCCAAGGCTACGGTTCCCGGCATTGTGCTCTGTGCAGCAGGCCTGCTGTTAATTCCACTGCTCTGCGCCTTCTCGGTGCTTCCGGTCGGGAACCCCGCTCCGGGAAGTTATCTGCATCTGACTCCCTACATCTTGACGCTGTTTATTTGCAGCGGCCTGTACATCATTCCGGATGCCTACAGAGACACCCGGCAGGAGCGCCAGAACCGCAGAATCATAGAGACAGAGCAGCACTATATGTCGCTGTTTGAGTACAACCCGGACAGTGTGCTGGCATTCGATGCCCAGGGGATCGTCACCGGGCTGAACCGCCAGGCCGAGCTGCTTGCCCGGCAGCTCGGTCAGGAGCTGGTCGGAAGGCATTTCTCGGATCTTTTTGAGGGGGAATACCATGCGCTGGCCCAGCATCATTACCGGCATGTTCTCCGCGGCCAATCCAGCACCATCGAGCTGGAGCTGAGAAATCCCGCCGGCGGTATGCTGACCTTCTGGCTCACCTCGCTGCCGATTGTGGTTGAAGCTGTGCCGGTAGGCATCTACAGCATCATTAAAGATATTACCAAGAATAAAAAGGACCAGGAAACCATCCGCCATCTCGCCTATTCTGATGAGCTGACCGGGCTTGCAAACCGCCGCTCCTTCCACAATCTGCTGCTTGAACATACGGAGCATACCGGCGTTCCCGCTTACCCGTTCACACTGTTCTTCATTGACCTGGACCGCTTCAAGCGGATCAATGATCTATTTGGCCATTCCTTCGGCGACAAGGTCATCCAGCAGGCGGCCAGCAAGCTGAAGCGCTGCCTCCCTTCCTCCTGCAGCATCGCACGGATGGGCGGGGACGAATTCACAGTGCTGGTGCCCCACTTGCGCTCAGGGGCAGAGACGGAATCCCTCGCTGCCAGCATCGTGGAAGAGTTCGCCCATCCCTTTGAAGTGGGCAACCACTCGGTCAAGCTGTCTGCTTCGGTAGGAATCGCCCGCTTTCCGGAGGACGGGCTGGATGCCGACTCGCTGGTGAAACACGCCGATACCGCGATGTACAGCGCTAAGGAGAACGGCAGCTCCCAGTACCAGTTCTACGATGCGGAACGCGACCAGACCAGTCTGGAGCGGATTATTCTGGAGAATGATCTGGAGCAGTCGCTGGACAATGACCAGATCAGGCTGTTCTACCAGCCTAAAATCGATATCCGCAGCGGTGAAATCGTTGGTCTTGAAGCGCTGGTGCGCTGGCAGCATCCCCTTCTGGGCATGATTCCTCCCCTGGAGTTCATTCCGCTGGCGGAGAAATCGGGATTCATTATTCCGCTGGAGCAGTGGGTGCTCCGCACGGCCTGTGCCCAGGTAAAAACCTGGGAGCAGGAGGGCCGCCAGGTCGTTCCCGTGGCCGTGAATGTCTCGCAGATTCATCTGATGAAACCGGATATTTTTCAATCGATTATGAGTACAATCCATGAGCTGGATTTTGACACCCAGCTGCTGGAGCTGGAGATTACAGAGAGTGCAATGATGCACAACGAAGACCATGTGATCAGCATCCTGAATGATCTCCGGAGAGCCGGGATTTCCGTATCGATGGACGATTTTGGGACAGGCTACAGCTCACTCAGCTATTTGCAGAGTCTTCCTATCGGCTGCCTGAAGATTGACCGGTCCTTTGTCCGCAAAATCACTACAGACACCGACAGCCGGGCTATTGCCGAGATGATTATCTCGATGGCCAAGCAGCTTGGGCTGACCATCGTCGCCGAAGGCGTGGAGACGGAAGAGCAGGTTGCGCTGCTCAAGGAAATTCAGTGCTACAATGCCCAGGGCTTCTATTATAGTAAGCCGGTAAGCGCGGATGAGATCACAAGCATATATTTATAG
- a CDS encoding SIS domain-containing protein, producing the protein MSTVDRLTKAQFQVERILEAFKQKSINNVFYVACGGSSALMYPSKYFIDRESSNITAEIYSSNEFIYRNPKSLGADSLVILCSHKGKTPETTDAAHFAKSKGALVVSLMYVDTAPLADESDFIVNYSWAPPGELDPLPEIMNYSILYRLTMGLLYVQEGNELYLKLLSSLENMDTVLEKAKVQYLAPAKAFAAEYKDEKIMYTMASGSNYGIAYSFAICILMEMQWIHSHAIHAGEFFHGPFEILDKNVPFILLMGLDETRPMEERALKFLKEHGEKMLVIDAEQFDLTGIEEEVKGYIAPLVMNLVLRVYAVELAKATGHPLEERRYMFKVPY; encoded by the coding sequence ATGAGTACTGTAGACAGATTAACTAAAGCGCAATTCCAAGTGGAAAGGATTCTGGAGGCTTTTAAGCAGAAAAGCATTAATAACGTCTTTTATGTGGCCTGCGGCGGATCGTCTGCCCTAATGTATCCAAGCAAATATTTTATTGACCGTGAATCCAGTAACATTACAGCAGAAATCTATAGCTCCAATGAGTTCATTTACCGCAATCCTAAGTCACTTGGAGCGGACTCGCTGGTCATCCTTTGCTCTCATAAAGGAAAGACGCCGGAGACTACGGACGCTGCACATTTTGCTAAATCCAAGGGAGCTCTTGTAGTTTCACTGATGTATGTAGACACCGCTCCGCTGGCTGATGAATCGGATTTCATTGTTAATTACAGCTGGGCGCCTCCGGGGGAGCTTGATCCACTTCCCGAGATCATGAACTATTCCATTTTGTACCGTCTTACCATGGGGCTTTTATATGTGCAGGAGGGAAATGAACTGTACTTGAAGCTTCTAAGCAGCTTGGAGAACATGGATACGGTGCTGGAAAAAGCCAAGGTACAGTATCTTGCTCCAGCCAAGGCGTTCGCCGCCGAATATAAAGATGAGAAAATAATGTATACCATGGCTAGCGGATCAAACTACGGGATTGCGTATTCCTTTGCAATTTGCATCCTGATGGAAATGCAGTGGATTCACTCACATGCGATTCATGCCGGGGAATTCTTTCATGGCCCGTTTGAAATCCTGGACAAAAATGTTCCATTCATATTATTGATGGGCCTTGATGAAACACGTCCGATGGAAGAGCGGGCCTTGAAGTTCCTGAAGGAACACGGGGAAAAAATGCTGGTGATCGATGCTGAGCAATTTGATTTGACCGGCATAGAGGAAGAAGTGAAGGGTTATATCGCCCCACTGGTGATGAACCTTGTATTGCGTGTATACGCGGTTGAGCTTGCCAAGGCTACCGGGCATCCGCTGGAAGAAAGACGTTATATGTTCAAGGTTCCTTATTAA
- the aspA gene encoding aspartate ammonia-lyase, which yields MLNKLVRVEHDFLGEMEVPADAYYGIQTLRAIENFPITGYSIHERLITSMAMVKKAAALANMDIHRLPSRIGHVIVQAADEIIAGEWSEQFKVDPIQGGAGTSINMNANEVIANRAIELLGGVKGDYTMISPNSHVNMSQSTNDSFPTATHIAVLYLIDELLVTMAGLHGAFVRKAEEFDGIIKMGRTHLQDAVPIRLGQEFAAYARMLGRDLVRIRQTKFHLYEINMGATAVGTGLNADPRYISKVVELLADISGYPLENAAHLPDATQNTDAYTEVSAALKIAMINMSKAANDLRLMASGPRAGLGEIKLPARQPGSSIMPGKVNPVMCEVVNQVAFQVMGNDHTICMASEAGQLELNVMEPVLVFNLLQSLSIMNRALGVFQQHCIDGITVNKERCESYVKQSVGVITALNPYLGYEEAARIAHEAIQTGESVRSLCLRYNLLKEEELDRILNPYRMTEPGIAGSVT from the coding sequence TTGTTGAACAAACTTGTCAGGGTTGAGCATGATTTTCTCGGTGAAATGGAAGTTCCCGCCGATGCTTATTATGGAATTCAAACGCTGAGGGCCATCGAGAATTTTCCGATCACCGGCTACTCTATTCATGAACGCTTAATCACCTCCATGGCCATGGTCAAGAAGGCTGCAGCCCTTGCCAATATGGATATCCATCGCCTGCCCTCACGGATAGGGCATGTTATCGTGCAGGCTGCGGATGAGATAATCGCCGGGGAATGGAGTGAGCAGTTTAAGGTAGATCCCATACAGGGCGGGGCGGGCACATCGATCAACATGAATGCTAATGAGGTGATTGCGAACCGTGCGATTGAGCTGCTCGGAGGAGTGAAGGGCGATTACACCATGATCAGTCCTAATTCACATGTAAATATGTCGCAGTCTACCAACGACAGCTTTCCCACGGCTACTCATATTGCCGTCCTCTATTTGATCGATGAACTGCTGGTGACCATGGCAGGCCTGCACGGCGCCTTTGTCCGGAAGGCTGAAGAGTTTGATGGCATTATCAAGATGGGCCGGACCCATCTTCAGGATGCGGTTCCCATCCGGCTTGGACAGGAGTTTGCCGCCTATGCCAGAATGCTGGGAAGGGATCTGGTACGGATCAGGCAGACCAAGTTCCATTTGTATGAAATCAACATGGGGGCCACTGCCGTAGGTACCGGATTAAATGCTGACCCCCGTTATATAAGCAAGGTTGTAGAGTTGCTGGCTGATATCAGCGGTTATCCGTTAGAGAACGCAGCACATCTGCCCGATGCCACCCAGAATACGGATGCCTATACGGAGGTTTCTGCTGCGCTCAAGATCGCTATGATCAATATGTCCAAAGCAGCCAACGATTTGCGGCTTATGGCTTCGGGGCCACGGGCGGGTCTGGGGGAAATTAAGCTTCCTGCCCGGCAGCCGGGCTCTTCCATCATGCCGGGCAAGGTGAACCCGGTAATGTGTGAGGTTGTGAATCAGGTGGCCTTTCAAGTTATGGGCAATGACCATACGATTTGTATGGCCTCGGAAGCAGGGCAGCTTGAATTAAATGTAATGGAGCCTGTGCTTGTATTTAATTTGCTCCAGTCTCTAAGCATTATGAACCGTGCGTTAGGTGTTTTTCAGCAGCACTGCATCGATGGAATTACAGTGAATAAAGAGAGATGCGAAAGCTATGTCAAGCAAAGCGTAGGGGTGATTACTGCGTTGAATCCTTATTTGGGCTATGAAGAAGCGGCAAGGATTGCGCATGAAGCGATTCAGACAGGAGAGTCTGTCCGTTCACTTTGCCTGCGGTATAACCTGCTGAAAGAGGAAGAGCTGGACCGTATTCTCAACCCCTACCGCATGACAGAGCCCGGCATCGCAGGTTCGGTAACTTAG
- a CDS encoding NADP-dependent malic enzyme: MIDITDRIFLAHQGGKIHTRPNLPILNHDDLARIYTPGVAQVCTAIHEDPEQVYALTVKRNMVAVVTDGTAVLGLGNIGPYAAAPVMEGKAVLFKQLAGINAFPICLDTTDTEEIIRTVKAIAPIFGGINLEDISSPRCFEIERRLEEELDIPVFHDDQHGTAIVVLAGLINALKVTGKQIDHVRIVVNGVGAAGVSICRMLLAAGARHLVPVDQEGALIRGGNYTHPKWQWLAGQSGVEDQPGTLQEVIAGADVFIGVSRGGILQPQDVQRMAPLPIVFAMANPEPEISPELALPYARVYATGRSDYPNQINNVLAFPGIFKGALECRAQRINDQMKLAAAQAIAAVVRDTELNAAYIIPSLFNDQVVIKVRQAVIEAAVSSGIAKIIPPGFEI, encoded by the coding sequence ATGATCGACATTACCGACCGGATTTTTTTGGCTCATCAGGGTGGTAAAATACACACCCGGCCCAATCTGCCGATCCTCAACCATGATGATCTGGCCCGAATATATACTCCCGGGGTAGCTCAGGTATGCACCGCGATTCATGAAGACCCGGAACAGGTATATGCACTGACGGTCAAACGGAATATGGTTGCCGTCGTGACGGATGGAACCGCTGTGCTGGGACTTGGCAATATTGGCCCTTATGCTGCTGCTCCGGTCATGGAAGGAAAGGCTGTGCTGTTCAAACAGCTGGCTGGAATCAATGCCTTTCCGATCTGCCTCGATACCACGGATACCGAGGAAATTATACGTACGGTAAAAGCGATTGCGCCTATCTTCGGCGGCATTAATCTGGAGGATATCAGCTCGCCGCGGTGCTTTGAGATTGAACGCCGTCTGGAGGAGGAGCTGGATATTCCGGTGTTCCATGATGACCAGCATGGAACAGCTATTGTAGTCTTGGCAGGTTTGATCAATGCGTTGAAGGTTACCGGCAAACAAATAGATCATGTCCGTATTGTTGTTAATGGCGTTGGAGCGGCAGGGGTATCCATTTGCAGGATGCTGCTTGCAGCGGGTGCCCGGCATCTCGTTCCTGTCGATCAGGAGGGAGCGCTTATAAGAGGCGGGAATTATACTCATCCCAAGTGGCAATGGCTCGCCGGGCAGTCCGGGGTCGAGGATCAGCCCGGTACGCTGCAGGAGGTGATTGCCGGTGCGGATGTTTTTATCGGCGTCTCCCGCGGCGGCATTCTGCAGCCGCAGGATGTGCAGCGCATGGCCCCCTTGCCTATCGTGTTCGCTATGGCAAATCCCGAACCGGAGATATCGCCTGAGCTTGCTCTGCCATACGCCCGGGTATATGCTACCGGGCGGAGTGATTATCCCAATCAGATCAACAACGTGCTGGCTTTTCCGGGCATCTTCAAGGGGGCGCTGGAATGCAGGGCGCAGCGTATCAACGATCAGATGAAGCTGGCAGCCGCCCAGGCGATCGCTGCGGTGGTTAGGGATACCGAACTGAACGCAGCGTATATTATTCCCAGCCTGTTCAACGATCAGGTCGTTATTAAGGTAAGGCAAGCTGTAATTGAGGCAGCGGTATCAAGCGGCATTGCAAAGATTATCCCGCCAGGCTTTGAAATATAA
- a CDS encoding MFS transporter, giving the protein MYQPFWGEASAKIGLLYTAASLTEIPVFLFSGYIIRKFGYVKILTAVSLAGALRWYVLSLEPSFEILMANQMLSGLTYALFLSAGVNYAYDNSSDRAKTTAHSLFVVVYTNVAGIVASNIGGWVVERGGYSLLFQGAAVMSLLGAAGFASLGRVKRREGRLKV; this is encoded by the coding sequence ATATATCAGCCATTTTGGGGAGAGGCTTCGGCGAAAATCGGCCTGCTCTATACTGCTGCATCTCTGACAGAGATTCCGGTCTTTTTATTCTCAGGTTATATCATCAGGAAATTCGGCTATGTCAAAATACTGACGGCTGTTTCACTGGCGGGTGCGCTCCGATGGTATGTGCTTTCGCTGGAGCCGTCATTTGAAATTCTTATGGCTAACCAGATGCTGTCAGGACTTACCTATGCCCTGTTTCTGTCGGCAGGTGTGAACTATGCCTATGACAACAGTTCGGATAGGGCGAAGACAACAGCGCATTCCCTGTTCGTTGTTGTCTATACAAATGTTGCAGGAATTGTAGCCAGCAATATAGGCGGATGGGTCGTTGAACGTGGAGGCTATTCTCTTTTGTTCCAGGGGGCTGCTGTCATGAGCCTGCTTGGAGCAGCGGGCTTCGCCTCGCTCGGAAGAGTGAAGAGACGTGAGGGGAGACTAAAGGTATGA
- a CDS encoding MFS transporter → MKISYRKYSLHVYNYFFYIAYASYLPFISYWFAEDGLSTQQIGLIFSIGPLVGFLVQPLWGMLIDYYGMAKWLLLISTGITPWVVVTYRFAGHHFWLHLVISVVLAVFSSATLPVIDAVTVRHAKHNSLSYGAIRVVGSISFGLAVAVFGQMYEHFGISTVFAAYILTMTLVCLLTFSIPGDRKGRPKPEMAGKGAPRSGMTAGMITLLKEPKFVWFLIPVFLAAIGPQMNNAFYSVYISHFGERLRRKSACSILLHL, encoded by the coding sequence ATGAAGATTAGCTACCGGAAATATTCCCTGCATGTCTATAATTATTTTTTCTACATTGCTTACGCTTCTTATCTGCCGTTCATCAGCTACTGGTTTGCGGAGGATGGATTATCGACACAGCAGATCGGACTCATCTTCTCTATTGGTCCTTTGGTCGGATTTTTGGTCCAGCCGCTCTGGGGCATGCTCATTGATTATTACGGCATGGCTAAATGGCTGCTGCTCATCAGCACAGGAATTACCCCTTGGGTCGTTGTAACCTACCGGTTTGCAGGGCATCATTTCTGGCTGCATCTCGTGATATCCGTTGTGCTGGCAGTCTTCTCTTCCGCTACTTTACCGGTGATTGATGCCGTTACTGTGCGCCATGCCAAACATAACTCGCTTAGCTATGGAGCCATTCGTGTGGTGGGTTCGATCAGCTTCGGCCTGGCTGTGGCCGTATTCGGCCAGATGTATGAGCATTTCGGAATATCCACTGTGTTTGCTGCCTATATCCTCACCATGACCTTAGTCTGTCTGCTAACCTTCTCCATCCCGGGAGACAGAAAGGGGCGCCCGAAACCGGAGATGGCGGGAAAAGGGGCGCCGCGAAGCGGGATGACCGCCGGAATGATCACCTTATTAAAGGAACCGAAATTTGTATGGTTTCTCATTCCTGTATTTTTGGCAGCGATCGGGCCGCAAATGAATAATGCCTTTTACTCCGTATATATCAGCCATTTTGGGGAGAGGCTTCGGCGAAAATCGGCCTGCTCTATACTGCTGCATCTCTGA
- a CDS encoding amino acid ABC transporter permease: MEVLLKNSHFLLEGVINTLLLSISCLCIALIIGIGVGVLQMAKNRLVSSIARGYAELFRGLPIVITLFIVFFMLPEAGIYVNSYISAMIALSVWSSSNISVAVRGAIQSIPPTQFEAAHSLGLSSVQTMRYVILPQAFRRMLPSIIGLLSNLVQSTTLSVLIGNLDFLKSAQLVIERVEIMQGGSIAFQIYVLVLLVYFVICYPLSMWAKRLERSYR, from the coding sequence GTGGAGGTTTTGTTGAAAAACTCGCACTTTCTTTTAGAAGGGGTAATTAACACGCTGCTTCTAAGCATTAGCTGCCTGTGTATTGCGCTGATCATCGGGATTGGTGTGGGCGTGCTCCAAATGGCAAAGAACAGACTCGTCTCGTCGATTGCCAGAGGCTACGCCGAACTCTTTCGGGGATTGCCTATCGTCATAACCTTATTCATTGTCTTCTTTATGCTCCCGGAGGCGGGGATATATGTCAATAGCTATATTTCAGCAATGATCGCACTCAGTGTCTGGAGCAGCTCCAACATATCCGTAGCTGTGCGCGGAGCGATTCAGTCGATTCCTCCTACGCAGTTCGAAGCGGCTCATTCCCTTGGTCTGAGCTCTGTGCAGACGATGCGGTATGTTATCCTGCCGCAGGCATTCCGCCGGATGCTCCCGTCGATTATCGGGCTTTTGTCCAATCTGGTGCAGTCCACTACCCTGTCGGTTTTGATAGGAAATCTGGATTTTCTCAAGTCTGCCCAGCTCGTGATTGAGCGGGTAGAGATCATGCAGGGAGGTTCCATCGCTTTTCAGATCTATGTGCTGGTGCTGTTGGTCTATTTTGTTATCTGTTACCCCTTGTCCATGTGGGCTAAACGTTTGGAGCGTTCGTACCGCTAA